Part of the Shewanella eurypsychrophilus genome is shown below.
TCGTTGACTTTGTTCTTTATTCGTCTTGTTAGGCGTTGAAACAATACGTCCAGGTATGCCCACCACGGTAGTATCTTTAGGCACATCCTTTACTACCACCGAATTGGAACCGACTCTGGCACCATCATGCATCGTTATCGGTCCTAAAACTTGTGCCCCGGCACCAATCACCACGTTATTCCCAAGCGTTGGATGACGTTTACCAGTTTGCCAAGTCGTCCCACCTAAAGTAACACCATGATATAGAGTGCAATCATCACCAATTTCAGCCGTTTCACCAATAACAACACCCATGCCATGGTCGATGAAAAAACGGTCACCGATAGTTGCACCTGGATGTATCTCAATCCCAGTCAACCAGCGAGAAAATGTGGATAAACAACGTGGGAACAGACGCCATTTTCGTTTCCAGAACTTATGACTTACCCTATGTATCCAAATTGCATGCATACCTGGGTAATTCAATAAAATTTCAAGTGTTCCGTGCGCTGCAGGATCTCGATGATAAATCGACTTTATATCATCTTTTAACCGAGCAATGACTCCCATGCTGTTCTACTTCCTTAGTTACCTGAATCGTCTTTTGAAGTCATCTTCTTATCAATCGAGGTCAACATGCCACGTAAGATATTCATCTCTTGTCTCTCAAGACGTGCACGACTAAACAGACGACGTAATTTGGTCATAACTTGGCCAGGATGTTGCTTAACAATAAAGCCAGTATCTAATAAAGTATTCTCTAAATGTTCAAAAAAGTTTTCACGCTCTTTGGCAAAAGGGTATTCCACTTTAGGTTCAACGTAATCAGCTGAGCGGCCTTTTTCAAATTCACTCTTCTCATGTGCCAGATGGGCTACACGAGATTCATAACAGATAATCTGCACAGCTTGAGCTAAATTGAGCGAGGTATATTCAGGATTTGCAGGAATCGAGACATGGTAGTTACACTTTTGCAGCTCTTCATTGCTCAAGCCATTGTTTTCACGTCCAAATACGATAGCGACAGGACCATCGAGTGCAGAGGCAACAAGCTTCTCTCCCGCTTCTCTTGGCTCTAACATGGGCCAATCTAATGTACGACTACGGGCACTTGTTGCGATAACTAAACTGCAATCGGCAATTGCTTCTGCCACACTATTGACTGTCACCGCGTGTTTCAAAATATCAGATGCGCCAGCGGCTAATGCAACTGAATGTCCATCAGGCTCTACGCGAGGCTCAGCAAGATATAAAGTGGAAAGGCCCATGGTTTTCATTGCTCGGGCGGTAGAGCCAATATTACCAGGATGAGATGTACCAACGAGTACTACACGAATGTTGCTGAGCATGAAATCACTTATATTTTGATGATTAGAATTGGGTAAAGATGTTATCACATTCGGATTTGTTTTTTTAATACAAAAACCGGTATTTGATATATTCAGTTATTGGCGTATAATACGCCCCGATTATTATATCTGTTCTTTAACATCCAGGGGATTGTAATGCATCCGATGCAGACTATTGCCGTGCGCGCCGCTCGCGCCGCAGGCCAAACGATTATACGTGCTTTTGCTGAACTCGATAAAGTCGAAGTGACAGCGAAAGGAATAAATGACTACGTGACTAACGTAGACCAAGAAGCAGAAGCTGCAATTACTTATCAGATCCGTAAATCTTATCCTGATCACACTATTATTGGTGAAGAAAATGGTGAGAATAAAGGCGAAAATAAAGATTACATTTGGATCATCGACCCTCTGGATGGCACTAACAACTTTGTTAGAGGCATTCCTCACTTTGCAGTTTCAATTGCCGTACAGTACAAAGGCAAGACTGAAGTTGCTGTAGTCTACGATCCAATCCGAGATGAACTATTCTCAGCCGTTCGTGGTAAAGGCGCCAAGTTTAATGATTTCCGTATGCGAGTTTCTAAGCATAATGATCTTAACGGTACAATCCTAGGAACAGGTTTCCCATTCAAAGCAAAACAGCACACTGAAACCTACATGAAGATCTTCGGCTCTTTATTCACACAGTGTGCCGATTTACGCCGTGCAGGTTCTGCAGCGTTAGATCTTGCCTATGTCGGTGCTGGTCGATTAGATGGTTTCTTCGAAATTGGTCTTAAACCATGGGATATTGCAGCGGGTGAGCTTATCGTTCGCGAAGCCGGTGGTACAGTAACTGATTTCACTGGTAACCACGGTTATATGTCTTCTGGAAATATTATTGCAGGTGCGCCAAAAACGACCTCTGCAATCGTTAAAGTTGCTCGTCCGTTATTGAGCGAAGCGCTAAAAC
Proteins encoded:
- the trmJ gene encoding tRNA (cytosine(32)/uridine(32)-2'-O)-methyltransferase TrmJ, producing MLSNIRVVLVGTSHPGNIGSTARAMKTMGLSTLYLAEPRVEPDGHSVALAAGASDILKHAVTVNSVAEAIADCSLVIATSARSRTLDWPMLEPREAGEKLVASALDGPVAIVFGRENNGLSNEELQKCNYHVSIPANPEYTSLNLAQAVQIICYESRVAHLAHEKSEFEKGRSADYVEPKVEYPFAKERENFFEHLENTLLDTGFIVKQHPGQVMTKLRRLFSRARLERQEMNILRGMLTSIDKKMTSKDDSGN
- the suhB gene encoding inositol-1-monophosphatase; its protein translation is MHPMQTIAVRAARAAGQTIIRAFAELDKVEVTAKGINDYVTNVDQEAEAAITYQIRKSYPDHTIIGEENGENKGENKDYIWIIDPLDGTNNFVRGIPHFAVSIAVQYKGKTEVAVVYDPIRDELFSAVRGKGAKFNDFRMRVSKHNDLNGTILGTGFPFKAKQHTETYMKIFGSLFTQCADLRRAGSAALDLAYVGAGRLDGFFEIGLKPWDIAAGELIVREAGGTVTDFTGNHGYMSSGNIIAGAPKTTSAIVKVARPLLSEALKR
- the cysE gene encoding serine O-acetyltransferase — protein: MGVIARLKDDIKSIYHRDPAAHGTLEILLNYPGMHAIWIHRVSHKFWKRKWRLFPRCLSTFSRWLTGIEIHPGATIGDRFFIDHGMGVVIGETAEIGDDCTLYHGVTLGGTTWQTGKRHPTLGNNVVIGAGAQVLGPITMHDGARVGSNSVVVKDVPKDTTVVGIPGRIVSTPNKTNKEQSQRRSEMAKKYGFDAYAVSPDNPDPVANAIGQMLDHMHLMDSKVQEVCQAVQTLGGSVCTDKLPELEVDEFSDAELAAAEQRKKAIDEFDPII